From the Leptotrichia trevisanii DSM 22070 genome, the window TTTTCTAAATTATCTAAAAATTCCTCTTCTCCAAAATTATCAAGTGCTATAAAAAATTTTACATAAGTTTCGTATTTTTTTATTTCTCCATATTTTTTCAATATCTCTTCAAAAATTTTAGGATTTTTCAAGTTTTTCAAAAATTCTTTTTTCTTTTCTAAAACAAGAAATTCCTGTACTCCAAAAAGGACTTTTTTATTTTTGGTATTTATACCAATTTCTATATTTTCAGTCATTATATTCTCATATTTAGTAGATTTTCCTTCTGCTTTAAGCAAATTTTTTAATTTTAATAAACTAAAGAAATCATTTTGCAATTTTTCGTATTCATTCACAACAAAGTGATCTTTCTCATTTATTTTCAAAAATATTTCAGCAATTGGCAAAAATACCTCAAGGATATAGTTCAGTGTGTTTACTTCAATATTGTCAAATTGCATTTTGGGTTTAGTTATTTGCTCTTTTTCAAAGTTATTTTCCTCAATAATATTTTTACCATTCATACTGCTAAAATGATTATTTTCATGAGTATTTAAAATTTTTATATAATTCAAAATATATTTAGCAAAATAAGTCCATATTTCATTATTTGCCATTTTTTCAGATTCAAATAAATAGCTGGAATATCTATTAGAAAGTTTTTCTACTGCATTTCTAAAATAACTTACAACTTCATTTTCCAATTCTGCTTCTACTTGTATTTCATGTTTAAAATTAGAATTTATCAGCTCACCATCAATCTTTTCCAATTTTTTACATTTTTCAATTAATTCTTGCGTCTGAATTTCACAAATATTTTCCAAATCTTTATTTTCGTTTGTTTTTACTAAATTTATAAAGTTAATTACACTATACAAATATCCTACATTTTTCCCATGATTTTTACTCAAATAATATTTATGTTCTAAAAAAAACAAAAAAACATCATCTGGATTACCTTCATAATTTTTAATTATTTCATTTTCAGAAAGTATCATTTTTATTGGTAAAAATACATTCATATACCAATTTTTAGCTGTTTCCTTCAAATCCAAATTTTCATTTTTTCTCTTGTCTAAAAGATTTTTATAACTTTCGATTTCTTCCTTCAAATATTTATATTTTATGGGCTCTGAAAGAAAAATATCAGAAAGTCCTGTTTCCTTCTCAAAAATCATGTTCTCCCTGTAAATAACCTTATCCTTCGTATCCTTTGTTGGCAAAAACTCCTCCACTTGTGCTTCAATTGTTGCAAAATTTAGAAATTTCGCCACTGAAACTCTATGATTTCCATCATAAACATAGTAATTATCCTTTATTTTGTAAAGAATAACCGTCGGAAGCATACTATCTGACGTATATCCAATGTAAATATTTATCCATCTCTGTTTTACCACATTATTTTTAGGAACAAAATTTTTATCAAAATCTGCATATTTTTCAACACTTCCTACTATTTTATCAAGCGGAACTTCCTTTATCCCTAAATTCACACTATTATAGGCATTTTCTTCCTTTTGAATTTCCGAAAACGACTTTAAATTCTCCTTTTTCTTAAAATTAAAACCAAATATTCCTCTCGAAGACTTCAGAAATTTTTTATAAGCCTCTTCCGCCTCCATCACATTCATCAAAGTCCTATTTTCCATTTTTCCTCCAAATATCCACTTTTTCTAAAATAAAATATTTCAATAACTGTACAACTTTTTTAACATTTCTTTATTTTTCAATAGTAAATATCCTATATCCAAACGTATTTGACACCATTGTATCTCCAACCATTGTATCCTGATAATTCATAAAATTGGACAAATGTATATGCCCATGAATCCACAATTTCGGCTTAAAATGCTTTATAACCTTATGAAAAACCCTAAAACCATTATGAACACCATCATCTCTGTCGTGAATCCCTTCAGGCGAAGCATGACTCAAAACAATGTCAACACCTTTACGAAGAAAAAAAATATTTTTTAAAATTTTCATTTTCATCTGACTTTCACTATACTGATGTTCCTGAAACGAATAAACCTTGCTCCCATCAAGTCCCAATATCCGCAGTCCCTTATATTTTATAAATTTACCATTAATTACCTTTGCAAATTCTATCGGACAATCCCTATTATACGTATGATTTCCATTAACGCAAATCAAATCTTTATTTAATACCGAAACAAGATAATCCAGATAATTGTTGGAAACATCACCAGCAGACATTATAAAGTCTATATCCTTAAATCTCTGCTTCAATAAATCCTCTTCCATATCGGCCAAAATCTCAATATCACTCACACACAGAAACTTATATTTTTTCTTTTTGCTTTTCTTCATTTATTTTATTCTCCAATTTTAAATATATCATTATTTTTTTATTTAAAAATTTATCCTTATAATTTCAGATAAGTTATTTTTATTTAATTCTATGAAATAACTTCAATTAAATTTTCGACAAAATAATCTATATCTTCAATAGTGGTATCTTTTCCAATGCTAATTCTAAATGAACCTTTCAATTCCTCATCAGTAAGCCCCATAGCCTTCAAAACGTGTGAATTTTCAAGCGAGCCTGACATGCATGCTGAACCGCCGCTTATGCAGATTCCTCTTAAATCTAGTGCTACCAGTAGCATTTGAATATCCACTCCTTCTATGTAGACATTTGTTGTTGTTGTTATTCTATCCGCTTTTTCTCCATTTATTTTTATTTTTTTTCCAAGTTTTACAATTTCAGTTTTCAGTTTATTTTCTAAATAAGTTTGTAATTTTTCTTTTTTTTCTGACATTTCTTCCAAATTTTCATAAACTTCCTCAAGTGCCACACCAAGCCCCAAAACTCCGTGGACATTCTCTGTTCCAGCTCGTCTGTTTCTTTCCTGCGAGCCACCCCAGATTTCCTTTTCAACCGAATATTTTTTATCAATAAATACAAATCCTGCTCCCTTAGGCCCGTAAAATTTATGAGCTGTTGCTGTCAAAGCATTTATTTTCAAATCTTTTGGCAAAATTTCCAATTTCCCTATCGCCTGTACTGCATCCGTATGAAAAAATATATTTCTCTCTGCCAAAATTTCCCCAATTTCCTTAATTGGCTGAATAACTCCAGTTTCATTATTCACAAACATTATCGAAACAAGTGCCGTATCTTCCCTCAATTCCTGTTTTAACTCCTCAATATCTACAACTCCATTTTCATCAACGCCAATGTACGAAACTTCATATCCTTCATTTTCAAGCTGCTCAAAAGTCTTTAAAACCGTAGAATGCTCTATTTTAGACGTTATAATATGTTTCCCTTTATCCTTGTTCGCCTTTAAAAACCCTCTTATCACAAGATTATTCCCTTCAGCCCCACCAGATGTAAACACAATTTCAGTCGTTTCCACCTTCAAATTCTGTGCAGCAATATGTCTTGCCCTTTCCACAGCTGATTTTGCCCGTTGTCCCAATGAATGCACAGAAGACGGATTTCCATAATTTTCACTAAACGATTTTGTCATCTCTTCTATCACTTTGTCGGACATTTTTGTAGTTGCGGCATTATCTAAATATACTATTTTCATTTTTAACTTTCTTCTCCTTTTTTTCATTTCATTATTTTATAATTTATAAAATTCTGTTATTTTAATTCTAAAATACATTTTACTTTTCTAATCATCTGCTTATCTTACCAAAAAATATATTTTTTTCTAAAAATCGGAAATTTCCTATCTACATACTCATTAACATAACAT encodes:
- a CDS encoding DUF4032 domain-containing protein, with amino-acid sequence MENRTLMNVMEAEEAYKKFLKSSRGIFGFNFKKKENLKSFSEIQKEENAYNSVNLGIKEVPLDKIVGSVEKYADFDKNFVPKNNVVKQRWINIYIGYTSDSMLPTVILYKIKDNYYVYDGNHRVSVAKFLNFATIEAQVEEFLPTKDTKDKVIYRENMIFEKETGLSDIFLSEPIKYKYLKEEIESYKNLLDKRKNENLDLKETAKNWYMNVFLPIKMILSENEIIKNYEGNPDDVFLFFLEHKYYLSKNHGKNVGYLYSVINFINLVKTNENKDLENICEIQTQELIEKCKKLEKIDGELINSNFKHEIQVEAELENEVVSYFRNAVEKLSNRYSSYLFESEKMANNEIWTYFAKYILNYIKILNTHENNHFSSMNGKNIIEENNFEKEQITKPKMQFDNIEVNTLNYILEVFLPIAEIFLKINEKDHFVVNEYEKLQNDFFSLLKLKNLLKAEGKSTKYENIMTENIEIGINTKNKKVLFGVQEFLVLEKKKEFLKNLKNPKIFEEILKKYGEIKKYETYVKFFIALDNFGEEEFLDNLEKNLEKFYLQDDNVVEYKTEKVMNIENDDIFESEYEIGFIDFFVINLSGKLF
- a CDS encoding metallophosphoesterase family protein, which encodes MKKSKKKKYKFLCVSDIEILADMEEDLLKQRFKDIDFIMSAGDVSNNYLDYLVSVLNKDLICVNGNHTYNRDCPIEFAKVINGKFIKYKGLRILGLDGSKVYSFQEHQYSESQMKMKILKNIFFLRKGVDIVLSHASPEGIHDRDDGVHNGFRVFHKVIKHFKPKLWIHGHIHLSNFMNYQDTMVGDTMVSNTFGYRIFTIEK
- a CDS encoding cysteine desulfurase family protein, which gives rise to MKIVYLDNAATTKMSDKVIEEMTKSFSENYGNPSSVHSLGQRAKSAVERARHIAAQNLKVETTEIVFTSGGAEGNNLVIRGFLKANKDKGKHIITSKIEHSTVLKTFEQLENEGYEVSYIGVDENGVVDIEELKQELREDTALVSIMFVNNETGVIQPIKEIGEILAERNIFFHTDAVQAIGKLEILPKDLKINALTATAHKFYGPKGAGFVFIDKKYSVEKEIWGGSQERNRRAGTENVHGVLGLGVALEEVYENLEEMSEKKEKLQTYLENKLKTEIVKLGKKIKINGEKADRITTTTNVYIEGVDIQMLLVALDLRGICISGGSACMSGSLENSHVLKAMGLTDEELKGSFRISIGKDTTIEDIDYFVENLIEVIS